The Betta splendens chromosome 4, fBetSpl5.4, whole genome shotgun sequence genome contains a region encoding:
- the cpt2 gene encoding carnitine O-palmitoyltransferase 2, mitochondrial isoform X1 has protein sequence MASLLSVQCVASMRKCGGVIHLGVDRRRYRSKTASSSEYLHQSVVPTMHYQKSLPRLPVPKLEDSIRRYLAAQRPLLDDDQFRATEKIAQDFQSGVGKQLHEELVAHDKRNKHTSYISGPWFDMYLSARDSVVLNFNPFMSFNPDPKAEYNDQLVRASNMVCSAVRFMKTLRAGLLEPEVFHLNPAKSDTDGFKNFIRWVPSSLSWYGAYMVNAYPLDMSQYFRLFNSTRIPKLGRRDELFTDEKGRHVLVMRKGNMYVFDIVDRDGNMVKPAEIQSHLKYILSDLTQAPSFPLGVLTSENRDVWAGLRDKLIAAGNAENLAVVDSALFCLSLDDENMKDHIQVSHNMLHGNGCNRWYDKSFTIIIAKDGQAAINFEHSWGDGVAVLRFQNEIFKDTTEKPLVHPGSTPTLAVDSGSAVRRLQFKLDSELENGIKQAKVNFDEAVSKLTIDAMEFKKGGKEQLKKSKLSPDAIAQLAFQMGFLRQYGQTVATYESCSTAAFKHGRTETIRPASIHTKQCSYAFVFQRGKQSIEQLRAMLNECSKYHGQLTKDAAMGQGFDRHLFAMRFLANIKGQPLHSLYTDPAYTAINHNILSTSTLTSPAVSLGGFAPVVPDGFGVGYGVHDDWIGCNVSSYPSRNVHEFLQCVHKSLEDIFTVVEGKPLR, from the exons ATGGCCAGTCTGCTTTCAGTGCAGTGCGTCGCCTCTATGAGGAAATGTGGAGGTGTAATTCATTTGGGGGTCGACAGACGAAGGTACAGGAGCAAAACTGCGTCTTCAAGCGAATACTTGCATCAAAGTGTAGTCCCTACTATGCACTATCAGAAGAGTTTACCCAG ATTGCCGGTACCAAAACTGGAAGACAGTATCAGGAGATATTTAGCAGCTCAGAGGCCTCTGTTGGACGATGACCAGTTCAG AGCAACAGAGAAAATTGCCCAGGATTTTCAGAGTGGTGTGGGAAAGCAGCTGCACGAGGAACTGGTAGCTCACGATAAAAGAAATAAGCACACAAGTTATATCTCAG GACCATGGTTTGACATGTACCTCTCTGCACGCGACTCTGTGGTGCTGAACTTCAACCCTTTCATGTCCTTCAATCCGGACCCAAAGGCAGAGTACAATGACCAGCTTGTACGCGCATCCAACATGGTGTGTTCAGCTGTCCGCTTCATGAAAACCTTGAGAGCAGGCTTACTAGAACCAGAGGTTTTCCACCTAAACCCAGCAAAGAGCGACACTGATGGCTTCAAAAATTTCATCCGTTGGGTCCCATCCTCACTGTCGTGGTATGGAGCTTACATGGTGAATGCTTACCCCTTGGACATGTCTCAGTATTTTCGCCTTTTCAACTCCACTAGGATTCCCAAACTTGGCCGACGAGACGAGCTATTCACTGACGAGAAAGGTAGACATGTCCTAGTAATGAGAAAAGGCAACATGTACGTCTTTGACATTGTAGACAGGGATGGGAATATGGTTAAACCTGCAGAGATCCAGTCCCACTTGAAGTACATTTTATCTGACCTGACACAAGCTCCTTCCTTCCCCCTTGGGGTGCTGACCAGTGAGAACAGAGATGTGTGGGCTGGGCTGAGAGACAAACTGATAGCAGCTGGAAATGCAGAGAATTTAGCAGTTGTGGACAGTGcccttttctgtctctcccttgATGATGAGAATATGAAGGATCATATTCAGGTCTCCCACAACATGCTGCATGGCAACGGTTGCAACAGATGGTATGACAAGTCTTTTACCATCATTATCGCCAAAGATGGACAGGCAGCCATCAATTTTGAGCACTCATGGGGAGATGGGGTGGCTGTCCTCCGCTTTCAAAATGAAATCTTTAAAGACACAACAGAAAAGCCACTTGTACACCCAGGCTCTACACCCACTCTTGCTGTGGATTCTGGCTCTGCTGTTCGCAGACTGCAGTTCAAGCTTGACAGTGAGCTGGAGAATGGCATCAAACAAGCCAAGGTGAACTTTGATGAAGCTGTGTCAAAACTTACCATTGATGCAATGGAGTTTAAGAAGGGTGGGAAGGAACAGTTAAAGAAGAGTAAGCTGAGTCCAGATGCTATCGCCCAGCTGGCTTTTCAGATGGGCTTCCTGAGGCAGTATGGACAAACGGTAGCCACATATGAGTCCTGTAGCACCGCAGCATTCAAACATGGCCGCACAGAGACCATCCGACCAGCTTCCATACACACCAAGCAATGTTCCTATGCCTTTGTTTTCCAGCGTGGTAAACAGAGCATAGAGCAGTTAAGGGCCATGCTCAACGAATGCTCTAAATATCACGGGCAGCTGACAAAAGATGCAGCTATGG GCCAGGGCTTTGACCGTCACCTGTTTGCCATGCGATTCCTGGCCAACATAAAGGGCCAGCCTCTGCACAGTCTGTACACGGACCCAGCTTACACCGCCATTAACCACAACATTCTCTCCACGAGTACCCTCACCAGTCCAGCTGTCAGCCTTGGTGGCTTCGCTCCCGTGGTGCCTGACGGATTTGGTGTTGGGTATGGCGTCCATGATGACTGGATTGGCTGCAATGTATCAAGCTACCCTTCTCGCAACGTCCACGAATTCCTGCAGTGTGTCCATAAGTCTCTAGAGGACATTTTTACTGTTGTAGAGGGGAAGCCACTCAGATAG
- the cpt2 gene encoding carnitine O-palmitoyltransferase 2, mitochondrial isoform X2, with protein sequence MASLLSVQCVASMRKCGGVIHLGVDRRRLPVPKLEDSIRRYLAAQRPLLDDDQFRATEKIAQDFQSGVGKQLHEELVAHDKRNKHTSYISGPWFDMYLSARDSVVLNFNPFMSFNPDPKAEYNDQLVRASNMVCSAVRFMKTLRAGLLEPEVFHLNPAKSDTDGFKNFIRWVPSSLSWYGAYMVNAYPLDMSQYFRLFNSTRIPKLGRRDELFTDEKGRHVLVMRKGNMYVFDIVDRDGNMVKPAEIQSHLKYILSDLTQAPSFPLGVLTSENRDVWAGLRDKLIAAGNAENLAVVDSALFCLSLDDENMKDHIQVSHNMLHGNGCNRWYDKSFTIIIAKDGQAAINFEHSWGDGVAVLRFQNEIFKDTTEKPLVHPGSTPTLAVDSGSAVRRLQFKLDSELENGIKQAKVNFDEAVSKLTIDAMEFKKGGKEQLKKSKLSPDAIAQLAFQMGFLRQYGQTVATYESCSTAAFKHGRTETIRPASIHTKQCSYAFVFQRGKQSIEQLRAMLNECSKYHGQLTKDAAMGQGFDRHLFAMRFLANIKGQPLHSLYTDPAYTAINHNILSTSTLTSPAVSLGGFAPVVPDGFGVGYGVHDDWIGCNVSSYPSRNVHEFLQCVHKSLEDIFTVVEGKPLR encoded by the exons ATGGCCAGTCTGCTTTCAGTGCAGTGCGTCGCCTCTATGAGGAAATGTGGAGGTGTAATTCATTTGGGGGTCGACAGACGAAG ATTGCCGGTACCAAAACTGGAAGACAGTATCAGGAGATATTTAGCAGCTCAGAGGCCTCTGTTGGACGATGACCAGTTCAG AGCAACAGAGAAAATTGCCCAGGATTTTCAGAGTGGTGTGGGAAAGCAGCTGCACGAGGAACTGGTAGCTCACGATAAAAGAAATAAGCACACAAGTTATATCTCAG GACCATGGTTTGACATGTACCTCTCTGCACGCGACTCTGTGGTGCTGAACTTCAACCCTTTCATGTCCTTCAATCCGGACCCAAAGGCAGAGTACAATGACCAGCTTGTACGCGCATCCAACATGGTGTGTTCAGCTGTCCGCTTCATGAAAACCTTGAGAGCAGGCTTACTAGAACCAGAGGTTTTCCACCTAAACCCAGCAAAGAGCGACACTGATGGCTTCAAAAATTTCATCCGTTGGGTCCCATCCTCACTGTCGTGGTATGGAGCTTACATGGTGAATGCTTACCCCTTGGACATGTCTCAGTATTTTCGCCTTTTCAACTCCACTAGGATTCCCAAACTTGGCCGACGAGACGAGCTATTCACTGACGAGAAAGGTAGACATGTCCTAGTAATGAGAAAAGGCAACATGTACGTCTTTGACATTGTAGACAGGGATGGGAATATGGTTAAACCTGCAGAGATCCAGTCCCACTTGAAGTACATTTTATCTGACCTGACACAAGCTCCTTCCTTCCCCCTTGGGGTGCTGACCAGTGAGAACAGAGATGTGTGGGCTGGGCTGAGAGACAAACTGATAGCAGCTGGAAATGCAGAGAATTTAGCAGTTGTGGACAGTGcccttttctgtctctcccttgATGATGAGAATATGAAGGATCATATTCAGGTCTCCCACAACATGCTGCATGGCAACGGTTGCAACAGATGGTATGACAAGTCTTTTACCATCATTATCGCCAAAGATGGACAGGCAGCCATCAATTTTGAGCACTCATGGGGAGATGGGGTGGCTGTCCTCCGCTTTCAAAATGAAATCTTTAAAGACACAACAGAAAAGCCACTTGTACACCCAGGCTCTACACCCACTCTTGCTGTGGATTCTGGCTCTGCTGTTCGCAGACTGCAGTTCAAGCTTGACAGTGAGCTGGAGAATGGCATCAAACAAGCCAAGGTGAACTTTGATGAAGCTGTGTCAAAACTTACCATTGATGCAATGGAGTTTAAGAAGGGTGGGAAGGAACAGTTAAAGAAGAGTAAGCTGAGTCCAGATGCTATCGCCCAGCTGGCTTTTCAGATGGGCTTCCTGAGGCAGTATGGACAAACGGTAGCCACATATGAGTCCTGTAGCACCGCAGCATTCAAACATGGCCGCACAGAGACCATCCGACCAGCTTCCATACACACCAAGCAATGTTCCTATGCCTTTGTTTTCCAGCGTGGTAAACAGAGCATAGAGCAGTTAAGGGCCATGCTCAACGAATGCTCTAAATATCACGGGCAGCTGACAAAAGATGCAGCTATGG GCCAGGGCTTTGACCGTCACCTGTTTGCCATGCGATTCCTGGCCAACATAAAGGGCCAGCCTCTGCACAGTCTGTACACGGACCCAGCTTACACCGCCATTAACCACAACATTCTCTCCACGAGTACCCTCACCAGTCCAGCTGTCAGCCTTGGTGGCTTCGCTCCCGTGGTGCCTGACGGATTTGGTGTTGGGTATGGCGTCCATGATGACTGGATTGGCTGCAATGTATCAAGCTACCCTTCTCGCAACGTCCACGAATTCCTGCAGTGTGTCCATAAGTCTCTAGAGGACATTTTTACTGTTGTAGAGGGGAAGCCACTCAGATAG